Within the Leptolyngbya sp. 'hensonii' genome, the region GCTAGACTATCGTTCCCGATGGAGCGAGCTGGAAACCAGCAGGAATCCCTTTGCAACGGTGGTAATGACCCACCTAAAGCTACAGGAAACCCGCAAAGACAAACTGGAGCGAAAGCGGTGGAAGATTCGCCTGATTCAAGACCTCTACGACAAGGGCTATGGGCAACAGGCGGCCATCAACCTGCTGCTATTCATTGATTGGTTGTTAAAATTACCTAAAGAGTTAGAACAGGAAGTCTGGCAAGCCATTGAGGTTTATGAGCAGGAGAGAGCCATGCCCTATGTGAGTAATTTTGAACGAATTGGAATGGAGAAGGGGCTGCAGAAGGGGTTGCAGCAGGGGTTGCAGCAGGGGTTGCAGCAGGGGTTGCAGCAGGGGTTGCAGCAGGGGTTGCAAGAGGGGCTGCAAGAGGGGCTGCAAGAGGGGCTGCAAGAGGGGCTGCAAGCAGGTGCCCAAAGTCAGGCGTATCGGTCCCTCCTGCAGGTGCTTCAACATCGATTTCAGGTGGTTCCCACTGAACTCCAGAGTCAGCTTGAGCAACTGACGATCGCCCAGTTAGAAGCGGCCCTGATAGTTGCCTTGACTGTCGAATCCCTGGAAGCCTTTCCTGCCAGCATTCTTACCACAGCACCAGAACCAGATGCATCTAGTGGTAAGTCAATCAATGATTGACGGGCAGCCAAAATCCAGGTTGTTGATTGGGGTTAAATTTTGCGGGTCTTCGACCCGTCAAAATTTTGGCAACAATATACTTGGCACACCAATCCCTTTCCCCTCATCCCCCACCCCCTTCTCCCACAATGGGGAGAAGGGGCATTAACGCTTAATTTCTCCCCTCTCCCGCTCTGGGAGAGGGGCCGGGGGTGAGGGCAGTGTTGGTGCATGAAGTATATTAATGCCAAAATTTTCCTGACGGAACACTAGTTCTCCCCCTTGAAAAGGGCTAC harbors:
- a CDS encoding cytosolic protein — its product is MSPSRTDQDSPWKTILEQHFQDCLHFFFPTVQQAIDGSRPYEFLDKELERITREAVVGRRYADKLAKVWLTTGEEIWILLHIEIQAKREANFAQRMSTYYHRIVDRYDRPVISMAILCDASPSWRPTEYVREILGCRMEFTFLTVKLLDYRSRWSELETSRNPFATVVMTHLKLQETRKDKLERKRWKIRLIQDLYDKGYGQQAAINLLLFIDWLLKLPKELEQEVWQAIEVYEQERAMPYVSNFERIGMEKGLQKGLQQGLQQGLQQGLQQGLQQGLQEGLQEGLQEGLQEGLQAGAQSQAYRSLLQVLQHRFQVVPTELQSQLEQLTIAQLEAALIVALTVESLEAFPASILTTAPEPDASSGKSIND